The genome window CGACCCTAATCTTTCCGGGCGGGTACTTCCATTCAATAGGGAGACAGCGCGTGATCCCGCCCCAACGCGCATTTTTCGCGAGTTGGCCCTGGCGGTGGCCGCGCGGGGCATCCGCACCGTTACGGGTGATCTGATTGCGGATGACCGCTACTTCGTGCATGAGCCCTACGGGTACGGTTGGGAGTACGACGATTTGATGTGGCTCACCGCCGCGCCTGTTTCCGCATTGGCGATCAACGACAATGTCATCTACGTGTCCATTTCCCCGGATGCTCCCGGCGCGCCCGCAATGGTGCAGGTGCAACCGATGCCGGGCTACTATGAAATTGACAATAAGGTATTGACTGTTGGTCGAACGGAGCCGACCCCCGGCGGCGGTGTGCGTCGCACGCGGAGAAGCCTCGGGCTTGGACGTGAGCCCGGCTCGATGCGCCTGCAAATGTGGGGAGAAATTCCAGTGGGCGCAGCGGAAAGTTCTTACGCCGTTTCCATCGAGGACCCTCCCCGCTTCACCGCGGAATATCTGCGGCAAGAGTTGGCCAAGGCGGGCGTCGAGATCAAGGGCCGTGTGCTGGTTCGCCGCCAGGAAGTTTCTGAAGTGGAGAACATTGCTGGAGCGCCCATTCAGGCGCCCGGCTCAGCAGCGGAACGGACACCCGCAAAGAAGTCAGGAGATGGACAAGCAGCGCCATTGATTTTGGCCGAGCACGAATCCGGGCCTCTGGCGGAGAGTTTGCGCGTGATGCTGAAGGTCAGCCAGAATCTTCATGCCGAGATGCTGCTGCGCACGCTGGGACGCGAACGCCGCGGCATGGGTTCCGCGGAAGCGGGCATCGCGGCTATCGACGATTTTCTTGCCGGCAATGGTATTGCCACGGACGGCCTCGCTCTGCGCGATGGCAGCGGGCTGTCGCGGCAGAACATGGTCTCTCCCGCGGCGATGACGGCGCTGTTGAAGCATATGTACCAGTCCGAACAGGGCGCGGCATGGACGGCATTGCTCCCCGAGGCGGGCGTGGACGGCACGCTGCGCAACCGTCTGCGCGGCCGCTACACCACGGCGCGCGTGTGGGCCAAAACCGGGAGCCTGCAAGGCGTGGCCACGCTGGCCGGATACGTGGCCAATCAGAGCAACGATTTGCTGGCGTTCACCATCTTCGCCAACCACTATAATGAAGATGAGGGCAGCGTGATGACGGTCATTGACCAGATCGTCACCGCGCTGGCGCGCAGCCGCTAGACCCTTTTGATGAAAGCTGTGCCCCAATCAGAGCCCCGACCACCAAGGAAGGGGCACATTCAACGGCACTCGCAATCGGCAAGCGTGCCCCCTCCCTGGTGGTCGGGGCTGTGATACAGCATCAGGCATTCCATCCATGAGCGATTCGACCATCATCAGAAAAATTGAAAATCTGCGCGACGAGATTCGTCGCCACGAGTATCTATACCATGTGTTCGATGCGCCGGAGATTTCCGACGCCGAGTACGACGCGCTCTACAATCAGTTGAAACAACTCGAAGCGGAGCATCCTGAAACGATCACGCCCGACTCGCCGACGCAGCGCGTGGGCGGCGCGCCGCGCGAGGGTTTCGCGTCGGTGCGCCACAGCGTGCCGATGCAGTCGCTCGACAACTCTTACAGCGAAGCGGAGCTGCAAGACTTCGACCGTAAAGTGAAGGAAGGCGCGGGGCGCGAGGACATCGAGTATGTCGCCGAGTTGAAGCTCGACGGCATGAGCATGGCGGTGGTCTATGAAGCAGGTTCGCTGGTACGGGCTGTTACGCGCGGCGACGGAACCACTGGCGAAGAGGTTACCGCGAACGCTCGCACGATTCGTTCCCTGCCCCTGTCGGTGCCACGCAGCAAATTGAAACAGTTTTCCTTAAGTGTGGCGCTTGAAGTGCGCGGCGAAGTGCTGCTGGGCCGCAAGGCATTCGAGAAAATTAATGCCGAACGCGAGGCCGCGGGGCTCGCGCGCTTCGCCAATCCTCGCAACGCGGCCGCCGGGTCCATTCGCATGTTGGAGCCAAGCGTGGTAGCGGAACGGCACCTCGATTACTTCGCGTACCTGCTTCTCGTAGACGGAGGTGCGCCGCTGGCAACGCAGTGGAACGAGCTGGAAACGCTGTCGGCGTTGGGCTTCAAGGTCAATCCGCGCCGCAAACTTTGCAGTGGCATTGACGAAGCGATTCAGTTCATCGCCGAGTGGGACACGCAGCGCGCCGGGCTTGAATACGAAATCGACGGCATCGTCATCAAGGTGAATTCGATCGCGCTGCAACGCGAGCTGGGTTCCACCGCCCGTGCGCCGCGCTGGGCGACGGCGTACAAATTCCCCGCGCAACAGGCGACGACGCGCGTGAACAGTATCGAAGTGCAGGTGGGCCGCACCGGTTCGCTCACGCCGGTGGCGATTCTGGAGCCAGTGGCGCTGGGCGGCGTAACCGTGAAGCGCGCCACGCTGCACAACGAGGATGAAATTCGGCGGCTCGACCTGCGCATCGGCGACCGCGTGGTGATCGAGCGCGGCGGCGAAGTGATCCCCAAAGTACTGCGCGTGGATCTCGCGGCGCGCGAAGAACGCGAGCACGAACTGCGCGAATTTGTGATGCCGGATCGCTGCCCCGTCTGCAACGGGCGCGTCGTCCGCGAGGAAGGTGAAGCGGCGTGGCGATGCGTCAGCTCAAGCTGCCCGGCAAAATTGAAAGAGACCATCCTGCACTTCGCCGGTCGCAAGGCGATGAACATTGACGGGCTGGGCGAGTCGCTGGTGGATCAACTGGTGGGCGGTGGGCTGGTGAAGGATTTCGCGGACCTCTATCAGTTGACCGAAGAACAGTTGGTCGCGCTGGAACGCATGGGCAAAAAGTCGGCGGAGAATTTGCTCAAGGAAATTGTCGCGAGCCGCCAGCGCGGGCTGGACCGGCTGATCTTCGCCTTGGGCATTCGCTTCGTGGGCGAGCGCACGGCGGCTCTGCTGGCGGACCATTTCGGGACCCTGCCGAAATTGCAGGAGGCCGCGCAGGAAGAGTTGGAGGCGGTGTTCGAAGTGGGCCCCATCGTAGCCGCCAGCATTCGTCACTTCTTCGGCGAGGAGCGCAACCGCGAATTGATTCATCGGCTGGAGAAGATGGGACTCCACCCCGAGCAGATGATAAAGAGGAAGAGTGTTGGCGCGCTGGAGGGCAAGGCGTTCGTGGTGACCGGCACGCTCGAACGGCTCACACGCGACGAGGCCAAGCAGCGTATCGAGCAGGCGGGCGGGCGCGTTACCGGCTCAGTTAGCAAGAAAACGGATTACGTGGTGGCGGGCGCGGACCCTGGATCGAAGCTCGACAAAGCGCGCGAGCTGGACTTGACGATCATCAGTGAAGCTGAGTTGGAAGAACTGCTGAAAGAATAAACAGAGCCGCGACCGGAAAGGCGCGGCAACGTCCGGCGATCCCTACGCGATTGGCGGACCGCTCCCTTACGGTCGCGGCTCTGTGACTGCATCCAACGTGCGCTGCTGTGCTAAACTCTAGAGACGTTCGCGCCATTGTTCCTTTGGCATGCGACGAGCCGGTAGCTCAGTTGGCAGAGCATCTGACTTTTAATCAGAGGGTCGCGGGTTCGAGTCCCGCCCGGCTCACCATTATAAAATAAGCAGTTAAGTCATATTTTAGGGGGGATGGAAGTTGACGTATTCGCTTTAGGGTAACGCCATGGGTAACAATTCAAGGCTGCTAGAGGGTACAGCCTATGGAATGAAATTTTCCCATTAGGGCAGCCCTTGGCAATAGTCGTTTGCGCCCGTGCGACGTTGCAAAGCATAAAAATTGTCGGCTCCTGTCGCGCTTATTGAACACGATTTTGAACACAAATACGAATTAATCCCCAAAACTATCAGCCTCGCAACGAACGACTGGGATCGGCCAAGTTAGCCTCCTCCTGAACAATGGATGTAAACGCCGGAGAGAAACTAGACCAGGCAGTGCCGCGAGAGCGGCGGGCCCTGGCGGAGTAAAAGCAGACCGCCGGAGATGAGTTTCAGGAAACGGTGCCTGTGGGGCCGTTTCGTGAGATACCGGAGGGATGTATACAGTGGAGCTCTATGCACGGGTACGGCGAGCGGTAGGTGCTTCCGCAATCAATTGTTGCTGGATAGCCCATATCTTCTTCAAGTAAATACGCTTACTTTGAATTTTCGGCGCCGGAGACCTACTGCTCGCAATGTTTCCATTAAGGTTTATAAAATCAGATAGTTGCGGCGCTCTCACCAACACTAGATTGGTGAAGCACCGTGAAATTCGTACGTGTGATTGTGGACGGCTCAGCCTTCGGCAATCCCGGACGCGGGGGTTAGGCTTGCATCCTGCGGTTCGGTGCGCAGGAACGAATCCTGGTAGTGGGTCAGTTTACACTTCGAGCCATCGGGTTTCTAAACTCGAGGCGACTACACATTACTAATATCGAGGGAGCGGCGCGACCGCTACACGCGATTGTGCTGTGATTCGTTTCATTTCAATTTTGTAAAGTCGATGAGTCTCCAACCAAGGCTGATCCGGGGATGGCCAAAACTGACATCCCCAAGACTCCCGCGTGTATCCACTGGGGCGAATCATCTTTTTGAAGATGCTGCTTCCCCGATTGGAGCCGTCGGTAATGATGAGTCCTCTCTCGTCTGGAAAATGCGG of Acidobacteriota bacterium contains these proteins:
- the ligA gene encoding NAD-dependent DNA ligase LigA, translating into MSDSTIIRKIENLRDEIRRHEYLYHVFDAPEISDAEYDALYNQLKQLEAEHPETITPDSPTQRVGGAPREGFASVRHSVPMQSLDNSYSEAELQDFDRKVKEGAGREDIEYVAELKLDGMSMAVVYEAGSLVRAVTRGDGTTGEEVTANARTIRSLPLSVPRSKLKQFSLSVALEVRGEVLLGRKAFEKINAEREAAGLARFANPRNAAAGSIRMLEPSVVAERHLDYFAYLLLVDGGAPLATQWNELETLSALGFKVNPRRKLCSGIDEAIQFIAEWDTQRAGLEYEIDGIVIKVNSIALQRELGSTARAPRWATAYKFPAQQATTRVNSIEVQVGRTGSLTPVAILEPVALGGVTVKRATLHNEDEIRRLDLRIGDRVVIERGGEVIPKVLRVDLAAREEREHELREFVMPDRCPVCNGRVVREEGEAAWRCVSSSCPAKLKETILHFAGRKAMNIDGLGESLVDQLVGGGLVKDFADLYQLTEEQLVALERMGKKSAENLLKEIVASRQRGLDRLIFALGIRFVGERTAALLADHFGTLPKLQEAAQEELEAVFEVGPIVAASIRHFFGEERNRELIHRLEKMGLHPEQMIKRKSVGALEGKAFVVTGTLERLTRDEAKQRIEQAGGRVTGSVSKKTDYVVAGADPGSKLDKARELDLTIISEAELEELLKE
- the dacB gene encoding D-alanyl-D-alanine carboxypeptidase/D-alanyl-D-alanine-endopeptidase, which gives rise to MKINIHSPYRNSKAHRESRRNRAHRLAIRGACMIALLWAVLMPIASAQRTSSAAPAGALAKQVEKLLDHPDVREAHWGVSVISMKRNAPLVSLNQNKLFIPASTAKLFPAAAALSLLGSDYRYKTSIHIYGTSKSIEKGDTSTQSKSRIRSELASEYVGDLILTGRGDPNLSGRVLPFNRETARDPAPTRIFRELALAVAARGIRTVTGDLIADDRYFVHEPYGYGWEYDDLMWLTAAPVSALAINDNVIYVSISPDAPGAPAMVQVQPMPGYYEIDNKVLTVGRTEPTPGGGVRRTRRSLGLGREPGSMRLQMWGEIPVGAAESSYAVSIEDPPRFTAEYLRQELAKAGVEIKGRVLVRRQEVSEVENIAGAPIQAPGSAAERTPAKKSGDGQAAPLILAEHESGPLAESLRVMLKVSQNLHAEMLLRTLGRERRGMGSAEAGIAAIDDFLAGNGIATDGLALRDGSGLSRQNMVSPAAMTALLKHMYQSEQGAAWTALLPEAGVDGTLRNRLRGRYTTARVWAKTGSLQGVATLAGYVANQSNDLLAFTIFANHYNEDEGSVMTVIDQIVTALARSR